A genomic window from Prochlorococcus sp. RS04 includes:
- a CDS encoding cobyric acid synthase has protein sequence MELEAKLHEIKKPIMVLGTSSGAGKSLTVTAICRILKNLGEEPIPFKGQNMSNNAWVDWEGGEMAYSQALQAFACGINPSAEMNPILLKPQGNSISEIIHLGKSIGTTTAQNYYKDWFYPGWEVIKKSLKSIYEGNPNCRLIIEGAGSPVEMNLIHRDLTNLRVAKYLNANCILVTDIERGGVFAQIIGTLELMKPEEKKLIKGIIINRFRGDLSLFEDGKKWIESKTQIPVIGIIPWLNDSFPPEDSLDLIEKKSLSKNPEIKVGIIKLPSISNFSDFDPLENEETIFIEWIRKSQNLSKYDFIILPGSKQTIKDQIFLENSGLSKDIRDYSKNKGNIIGICGGLQMLGTTLEDPYLKEGSKNYSEQKIKGIGLLPLKTTFFKKKLTRQIKSKSIWPCQSEINGFEIHNGQTVLNDIQSSLMINPIFKDSDLGWYKENNKGGTIAGTYIHGIFENDSWRVQYINLIRKSKNIPILNKKSISYKEKRQHIIDNLANEFHKHLNLKSFLS, from the coding sequence ATGGAGTTAGAAGCAAAATTACATGAAATAAAGAAACCAATAATGGTCCTAGGTACTTCCAGTGGAGCAGGTAAATCGTTAACCGTTACTGCTATTTGCAGGATTCTTAAAAATTTAGGAGAAGAACCAATACCTTTTAAAGGACAAAATATGAGTAACAATGCTTGGGTTGATTGGGAAGGTGGAGAGATGGCATATTCACAAGCACTTCAAGCTTTTGCTTGTGGAATTAATCCCTCTGCGGAGATGAATCCCATTTTATTAAAACCACAAGGAAACTCAATAAGCGAGATTATTCACCTTGGCAAAAGCATAGGAACCACAACCGCACAAAATTACTATAAAGATTGGTTTTACCCAGGCTGGGAAGTAATTAAAAAAAGTTTAAAGTCTATTTACGAAGGGAATCCGAATTGCCGTTTAATTATCGAAGGGGCTGGAAGTCCGGTAGAGATGAATTTAATTCATAGAGATCTGACTAATTTAAGAGTTGCTAAGTATTTAAATGCAAATTGCATTTTGGTTACTGATATTGAAAGGGGAGGCGTATTTGCACAAATAATTGGTACTCTTGAATTAATGAAGCCTGAAGAAAAGAAGCTTATTAAGGGAATTATTATAAATAGATTTAGAGGAGACCTTTCATTATTTGAAGATGGGAAGAAATGGATAGAGAGTAAGACTCAAATCCCTGTTATTGGCATTATTCCATGGTTAAATGATTCATTTCCTCCAGAGGATTCTTTAGATTTAATAGAGAAAAAATCACTTTCTAAAAATCCTGAAATCAAAGTTGGAATTATAAAATTACCATCTATTAGTAACTTCTCGGATTTTGATCCCCTAGAAAATGAAGAAACAATATTTATTGAATGGATAAGAAAATCACAAAACCTAAGTAAGTATGACTTCATTATTCTGCCGGGCAGTAAACAAACGATTAAAGATCAAATATTTCTTGAGAATTCTGGATTATCTAAGGATATAAGGGACTATTCAAAAAACAAAGGAAATATTATTGGCATATGTGGAGGTTTACAAATGTTAGGGACTACACTTGAAGATCCTTATTTAAAAGAGGGTTCCAAAAATTATTCTGAACAAAAAATTAAAGGTATTGGATTACTTCCATTAAAAACGACTTTCTTTAAAAAAAAATTAACACGTCAAATCAAATCTAAATCTATATGGCCGTGCCAATCAGAAATTAATGGATTTGAAATTCATAATGGTCAAACTGTATTAAATGACATCCAGAGTTCATTAATGATTAATCCTATTTTTAAAGATTCAGACCTTGGTTGGTACAAAGAAAATAATAAAGGAGGAACTATTGCAGGTACATACATTCATGGGATCTTTGAAAATGACAGTTGGAGAGTTCAATATATTAATTTAATAAGGAAGAGTAAAAATATACCAATATTAAATAAAAAATCAATCTCTTATAAAGAGAAGAGACAACACATTATTGATAATCTTGCGAATGAATTCCATAAACATTTAAATCTCAAATCATTTTTAAGTTGA
- a CDS encoding nucleoside triphosphate pyrophosphatase, producing MLILASASQSRKKLLENCQIEFIQISSEFDETTIQEKNIFNLALELSFQKANNISGNIQNISLPEEFNYGPLEILGCDSIFEFKGEAYGKPSNKEEAFNRWKKMSGEFGFLHTGHTLIIGNFDSTSKIFKITEIIKKTVSSRVYFSNLEDWEIKSYVETNEPLYCAGGFALEGIGGKYIEKIEGCFSNVMGLSLPWLRENLCR from the coding sequence GTGTTAATTCTAGCCTCTGCTTCTCAATCTAGAAAGAAATTACTAGAAAATTGTCAAATCGAATTTATCCAAATATCAAGTGAATTTGATGAAACTACTATTCAAGAAAAGAATATATTTAATTTAGCTTTGGAATTATCTTTTCAAAAGGCTAATAATATATCTGGAAATATTCAAAACATATCATTGCCCGAAGAATTTAATTATGGTCCTTTGGAAATACTTGGGTGCGATTCAATTTTTGAATTTAAAGGAGAAGCTTATGGAAAACCATCTAATAAAGAGGAAGCATTTAATAGATGGAAAAAAATGTCTGGAGAGTTTGGATTTTTACATACTGGTCATACTCTAATAATTGGGAATTTTGATTCAACTTCCAAAATTTTTAAAATCACTGAAATAATAAAAAAGACAGTAAGTTCAAGAGTTTATTTTTCTAATTTGGAAGATTGGGAAATTAAGAGTTACGTAGAAACAAATGAACCTTTATATTGCGCCGGGGGATTTGCCTTAGAAGGTATAGGGGGTAAATATATAGAAAAAATAGAAGGTTGCTTCAGTAATGTAATGGGATTAAGTTTGCCATGGCTTAGAGAAAATTTATGTAGATAA
- the psbC gene encoding photosystem II reaction center protein CP43, whose amino-acid sequence METPFNNLLRAPNQSIEETGYAWYVGNARLINLSGRLLGAHIAHSGLIVFWAGAMMLFEVNHFTFDKPMWEQGLICMPHVAMFGYGIGPGGEVTDIMPFFQAGVVHLIASAVLGFGGIYHSLAGPEKLEEDFPFFSTDWRDKNQMTNILGYHLIVLGVGALAWSVNWCFIGGAYDTWAPGGGEVRLVNPTLDPRVILGYLFRSPWGGAGSIIGVNSIEDIVGGHVYVGITAIIGGIFHIFTKPFGWARRAFIWNGEGLLSYALGGICVASFIASTFIWFNNTAYPSEFYGPTNAEASQAQSFTFLVRDQRIGANVGSTMGPTGLGKYLMRSPTGEIIFGGETMRFWDFRGPWLEPLRGPNGLSLEKIQNDIQPWQVRRAAEYMTHAPNASINSVGGIITEPNAVNFVNLRQWLAAAQFFLGWFTFIGHLWHAGRARAAAAGFEKGIDRKSEPALEMPDLD is encoded by the coding sequence GTGGAAACGCCCTTTAATAATTTATTAAGAGCTCCAAACCAAAGTATTGAGGAAACTGGTTATGCCTGGTACGTAGGTAATGCTAGATTAATCAATTTATCTGGACGTTTATTAGGAGCTCACATTGCTCACTCTGGACTAATAGTCTTTTGGGCGGGAGCAATGATGCTCTTTGAGGTTAATCATTTTACTTTTGATAAACCAATGTGGGAGCAAGGTTTAATCTGTATGCCACACGTTGCAATGTTTGGCTATGGAATAGGCCCAGGTGGTGAAGTTACTGATATCATGCCTTTCTTCCAGGCAGGCGTGGTTCACTTGATAGCTTCCGCTGTACTTGGTTTTGGTGGTATTTACCATTCATTAGCAGGTCCAGAAAAACTTGAAGAAGATTTTCCATTTTTCTCAACCGATTGGAGAGACAAAAATCAAATGACAAATATCCTCGGATATCATTTGATTGTTCTAGGTGTAGGTGCACTAGCATGGTCAGTAAACTGGTGTTTTATTGGCGGTGCATATGACACATGGGCACCTGGTGGTGGTGAAGTCAGACTTGTAAACCCAACCTTAGACCCAAGAGTTATTCTTGGTTATCTATTTAGATCTCCATGGGGAGGAGCTGGTTCAATAATCGGTGTCAACTCCATTGAAGATATTGTTGGTGGACATGTTTACGTGGGTATTACTGCAATTATTGGAGGAATATTCCATATCTTTACCAAACCTTTTGGATGGGCAAGAAGAGCTTTTATCTGGAATGGTGAAGGACTATTAAGTTACGCTCTTGGTGGAATTTGTGTAGCAAGTTTTATTGCTTCAACTTTCATCTGGTTTAACAACACTGCTTACCCTTCAGAGTTTTATGGCCCAACAAATGCTGAAGCTTCACAGGCTCAAAGCTTTACTTTCCTAGTGAGAGATCAAAGAATTGGAGCTAACGTAGGTTCAACAATGGGACCAACAGGTCTAGGTAAGTATCTCATGAGATCTCCTACTGGTGAAATTATATTTGGTGGTGAAACAATGAGATTTTGGGATTTCAGAGGGCCATGGTTAGAGCCTTTAAGAGGACCTAATGGATTGAGCCTTGAGAAAATCCAAAATGATATTCAGCCTTGGCAGGTAAGAAGAGCAGCTGAATATATGACTCATGCTCCAAACGCTTCTATCAACTCTGTTGGTGGAATCATTACAGAGCCTAATGCTGTTAACTTCGTTAACTTAAGACAATGGTTAGCTGCAGCTCAATTCTTCCTAGGATGGTTTACATTCATTGGTCATCTTTGGCATGCTGGACGTGCTAGAGCAGCCGCTGCTGGTTTCGAAAAAGGAATCGACAGAAAGAGTGAACCAGCTCTAGAAATGCCTGATTTAGATTAA
- the psbD gene encoding photosystem II D2 protein (photosystem q(a) protein) gives MTIAVGSAPQRGWFDVLDDWLKRDRFVFIGWSGLLLLPCAYLAIGGWFVGTTFVTSWYTHGVASSYLEGCNFLTAAVSTPGDAMGHSLLFLWGPEAQGSFVRWLQLGGLWNFVALHGVFGLIGFMLRQFEIAGLVGIRPYNALAFSAVIAVFTSIFLIYPLGQHSWFFAPSFGVAAIFRYILFIQGFHNITLNPFHMMGVAGILGGALLCAIHGATVQNTLYEDTSIYTDGKVQSSTFRAFDPTQEEETYSMITANRFWSQIFGIAFSNKRFLHFLMLFVPVMGMWTSSIGIVGLALNLRAYDFVSQEIRAAEDPEFETFYTKNILLNEGMRAWMSSVDQPHENFVFPEEVLPRGNAL, from the coding sequence ATGACGATCGCAGTTGGTAGCGCCCCACAAAGAGGATGGTTTGATGTCCTCGATGATTGGTTGAAGCGCGACCGCTTTGTATTTATTGGTTGGTCCGGATTACTTCTACTTCCTTGTGCATATCTTGCGATAGGTGGTTGGTTCGTCGGAACAACATTTGTTACCTCTTGGTACACACATGGAGTTGCAAGCTCATACCTTGAAGGTTGTAACTTTTTAACAGCAGCTGTAAGCACCCCTGGTGATGCCATGGGACACAGTCTTCTATTTTTATGGGGTCCTGAAGCCCAAGGTAGTTTCGTAAGATGGCTACAGCTTGGTGGACTTTGGAACTTCGTTGCATTACATGGAGTATTTGGCCTAATTGGTTTTATGCTTCGTCAGTTTGAAATTGCTGGCCTTGTTGGAATTAGACCATACAACGCTTTAGCATTCTCAGCAGTAATTGCAGTATTTACAAGTATTTTCCTTATTTATCCTTTAGGACAGCATAGTTGGTTCTTCGCACCTTCATTCGGTGTTGCAGCAATCTTCCGTTACATTCTGTTCATTCAAGGTTTTCACAATATTACTTTAAATCCATTTCACATGATGGGTGTTGCTGGAATTCTTGGTGGTGCTCTACTATGCGCTATTCATGGAGCTACAGTACAAAATACTTTGTATGAAGATACAAGTATTTATACAGATGGTAAGGTTCAAAGTTCAACATTTAGAGCTTTTGACCCTACTCAAGAAGAAGAAACTTATTCAATGATTACAGCGAATAGATTCTGGAGTCAAATCTTCGGTATTGCTTTCTCAAACAAGCGTTTCTTACATTTCTTAATGCTATTTGTACCTGTTATGGGTATGTGGACATCTTCAATAGGTATTGTCGGCTTAGCACTTAACTTAAGAGCTTATGATTTCGTAAGCCAAGAAATCCGTGCGGCAGAAGATCCAGAATTTGAAACTTTCTATACAAAAAATATACTTTTGAACGAAGGTATGCGAGCATGGATGTCTTCTGTGGATCAACCACACGAAAACTTTGTATTCCCTGAGGAGGTTCTTCCACGTGGAAACGCCCTTTAA
- a CDS encoding photosystem I assembly protein Ycf4 — protein sequence MNSDLTSFDKIEQKIGGSRKISNYIIGGMLTIGGIGFLLASISSYTGRDLLPLGNPSTLLFIPQGIIMGAYGVIANLLNFYLWYLVYINFGSGSNYFDKSSKSVEIKRKGLFKDVEVKLNFDEIKSVKLDISEGFNPRRRIALVLKGRKKPLPLSGAGELKPLLQVEEEGARLAKFLDVNLEGLK from the coding sequence ATGAATTCAGACCTCACGTCATTCGATAAAATCGAACAAAAAATTGGTGGATCAAGAAAAATTTCAAATTACATTATTGGAGGAATGTTGACTATAGGAGGTATTGGTTTTCTTTTGGCCTCTATATCTAGCTATACAGGAAGGGATTTATTACCTTTAGGAAATCCTTCAACTTTATTGTTTATCCCTCAAGGAATAATAATGGGAGCATACGGAGTAATAGCTAATTTATTGAATTTTTACTTGTGGTATTTGGTTTACATAAACTTTGGTTCAGGAAGTAATTATTTTGATAAATCCTCAAAATCTGTAGAAATAAAAAGAAAGGGATTATTTAAAGATGTTGAAGTTAAATTAAATTTTGATGAAATTAAATCTGTTAAGTTAGATATAAGTGAGGGATTTAATCCTAGAAGAAGAATTGCTCTAGTATTAAAAGGTAGAAAAAAACCTCTCCCTTTAAGCGGTGCGGGTGAACTAAAACCACTGCTTCAGGTTGAAGAAGAAGGAGCTCGTCTAGCTAAATTTTTAGATGTTAATTTGGAGGGCTTAAAATAA
- a CDS encoding peptidylprolyl isomerase produces the protein MVQACSYKSKIDPNYYCQKLKFSCIQSNKVINFKTSKGDFAVKLFGKDNPVTVSNFLENVENNIYVNQKFYKIINYPQIRFIHGGVNPEDKSYIERKQNLNKISPTIPLEIKFKEEVKPRYNYQVKNPSETVNLVNTFESGSIAMVKSGKDKSSSTEFFFVTTKIPELDGRYSIFGKIIKGLDVLEKINKEDYIKAVQISN, from the coding sequence TTGGTTCAAGCTTGTAGTTATAAAAGTAAGATTGATCCAAATTATTACTGCCAAAAACTTAAATTTAGTTGTATTCAAAGTAATAAAGTAATTAATTTTAAAACTTCAAAAGGTGATTTTGCGGTAAAATTATTTGGCAAAGATAACCCAGTAACAGTATCAAATTTTCTGGAAAACGTTGAAAATAATATTTATGTAAATCAAAAATTTTATAAAATAATAAACTATCCCCAAATAAGATTTATACATGGCGGCGTTAATCCAGAAGATAAATCTTATATAGAACGAAAACAAAACCTGAATAAGATAAGTCCAACAATACCTTTAGAAATAAAATTCAAAGAAGAAGTAAAACCGAGATATAACTATCAAGTAAAAAATCCTAGTGAAACAGTAAATTTAGTTAATACTTTTGAGAGTGGATCAATCGCTATGGTTAAAAGCGGTAAGGATAAGTCTTCATCTACTGAATTTTTTTTCGTAACGACTAAGATCCCAGAACTAGATGGAAGATATTCGATTTTTGGAAAGATTATTAAAGGATTAGACGTACTCGAAAAAATCAATAAAGAAGACTACATTAAGGCAGTCCAGATTTCTAATTAA
- the ilvN gene encoding acetolactate synthase small subunit yields the protein MKHTLSVLVEDESGALSRISGLFARRGFNIDSLAVGPAESKGISRLTMVVEGDDETLQQMTKQLNKLFNVLGVVDFTNLAAVERELMLLKVSSKEDTRSNILDIVQIFRAKVVDVSDMALTLEVVGDPGKLVALEKLLEPYGILEIARTGKVALKRSSGVNTEMLKINKYSLEI from the coding sequence ATGAAACATACATTATCAGTTCTTGTAGAAGATGAATCTGGAGCCTTGAGTAGAATCTCAGGTCTCTTCGCCAGAAGGGGGTTCAACATAGATAGCCTTGCAGTAGGACCTGCAGAATCTAAAGGAATTTCAAGATTAACAATGGTAGTAGAGGGTGATGATGAAACTCTTCAACAAATGACTAAGCAACTTAATAAGTTATTTAATGTTCTGGGAGTCGTAGATTTTACTAATCTCGCAGCTGTTGAAAGGGAATTGATGTTACTAAAAGTTTCATCGAAAGAAGATACTAGGAGTAATATCCTTGATATAGTACAAATCTTCCGTGCAAAAGTTGTTGATGTATCAGATATGGCCTTAACTCTCGAGGTAGTTGGAGATCCTGGGAAGTTAGTTGCTCTAGAGAAATTACTCGAGCCATACGGCATCCTTGAAATAGCGAGGACTGGTAAGGTAGCTCTTAAACGCTCTTCAGGAGTTAATACAGAAATGTTGAAAATAAATAAATATTCTCTAGAAATTTAA
- a CDS encoding alpha/beta fold hydrolase yields MNNNFKKNINIPNYWNWNGFKICWSVTGEENEIPIIFLHGFGASRKHWRNNLEYFAKKNFASYSLDLIGFGDSDQPGIRQIGKLNNEIWCDQVKDFITQVIRPKNSGKVILIGNSLGSLVALTCAVSLEDQIATVIASPLPDQIQENKKSITKKSSFKKFQDRFITIFFLFFPLEFILFLITKLGFIKLGLNSAYFKKDNIDRELIDLVTKPVLRRTSARALRAMCIGMSSRDEKFKASYLLRKLSASKKVPFLLIWGEKDNFIPLFVGKKIANFHRWVKLKIVSNSGHCIHDEDPSVFNRISYEWIRDLKTF; encoded by the coding sequence ATGAATAATAATTTTAAAAAAAATATAAACATTCCTAATTACTGGAATTGGAATGGTTTTAAAATTTGTTGGAGTGTTACAGGCGAAGAAAATGAGATTCCAATTATCTTTCTCCATGGATTTGGAGCAAGTCGAAAACATTGGAGAAACAATTTAGAGTATTTTGCAAAAAAGAATTTTGCCTCTTATTCTTTGGATTTAATAGGATTTGGGGATTCAGATCAACCTGGGATTAGACAAATTGGAAAATTAAATAATGAGATTTGGTGTGATCAAGTGAAAGACTTTATTACACAGGTAATAAGACCAAAGAATTCTGGGAAAGTAATTCTTATTGGCAATTCCCTTGGATCACTAGTTGCTTTAACATGTGCTGTTTCATTAGAGGATCAGATTGCAACAGTTATTGCATCGCCTTTACCAGATCAAATTCAAGAAAATAAAAAGTCCATAACAAAAAAATCATCATTTAAGAAATTTCAAGATAGATTCATAACAATATTTTTTTTGTTTTTCCCTTTGGAGTTTATTTTATTTTTAATAACTAAATTAGGGTTTATTAAACTGGGACTAAATTCTGCCTATTTTAAAAAAGATAATATTGATCGCGAACTAATAGATTTGGTTACAAAACCAGTTTTAAGGAGAACTTCAGCTAGAGCATTAAGAGCAATGTGTATTGGAATGTCTTCTAGAGATGAAAAATTTAAAGCTTCTTACCTTTTGAGAAAACTTAGCGCCTCAAAAAAAGTTCCTTTTTTATTAATTTGGGGCGAAAAAGATAATTTCATACCTTTGTTTGTTGGTAAAAAGATTGCAAATTTCCATAGATGGGTAAAATTAAAAATAGTATCCAATTCAGGGCATTGTATCCATGATGAAGACCCTTCAGTATTCAATAGAATTTCTTATGAATGGATTAGAGATTTAAAAACCTTTTAA
- the petM gene encoding cytochrome b6-f complex subunit PetM, producing MAKEIFSIAAVFWILIPIGLVGGALLLKFQGD from the coding sequence ATGGCTAAAGAAATTTTTAGTATTGCAGCAGTTTTTTGGATACTGATACCAATAGGATTAGTTGGTGGTGCTTTGTTATTAAAGTTTCAGGGAGACTGA
- a CDS encoding NAD(P)H-binding protein, translating into MKILLVGATGTLGRQIAKQAIEEGHEVRCFVRNPRKASFLQEWGCELTKGNLLNSSDIEYALQDIEVVIDAATSRPDDPKSIYEIDWDGKLNLFNACESLNVKRVIFLSILLTEKFRNVPLMDIKFCTEKLLEKSDLDYTIFKCAAFMQGVIGQFAIPILDSQAVWMSGTPTKIAYMNTQDMAKVVVAAVNNPKTHRTSLPLVGPKAWDSNEVISLCEKFSEKKAKIFRVSPFLISVTQKVVSFFQDSLNVAERLAFAEVTSSGESLDADMSKTYEILEVKKEDMTSLESYIKEYYQQILKRLREMEADLNIEEKKRLPF; encoded by the coding sequence ATGAAGATTCTTTTAGTAGGAGCAACAGGGACACTTGGTAGACAAATAGCAAAGCAAGCTATAGAAGAGGGACATGAAGTAAGATGCTTTGTAAGAAATCCAAGAAAAGCTTCCTTTCTACAAGAATGGGGTTGTGAGCTAACAAAAGGTAATTTATTAAATTCTTCTGATATCGAATATGCATTGCAAGATATTGAAGTAGTTATTGATGCGGCGACTAGTAGGCCAGATGATCCTAAAAGTATTTATGAAATTGATTGGGATGGAAAACTTAACTTATTCAATGCTTGCGAATCTTTAAACGTAAAAAGGGTAATATTCCTTTCTATCCTCCTAACAGAAAAGTTTAGAAATGTTCCTTTAATGGACATTAAATTTTGCACTGAAAAACTTCTTGAAAAATCTGATTTAGACTATACAATCTTCAAATGTGCAGCTTTTATGCAAGGAGTTATTGGTCAATTCGCAATCCCAATCTTGGATAGTCAAGCAGTGTGGATGAGTGGGACTCCAACTAAAATTGCTTATATGAATACACAAGATATGGCGAAAGTTGTTGTAGCAGCAGTAAATAATCCAAAAACTCACAGAACATCATTGCCATTAGTAGGTCCCAAAGCATGGGATTCAAATGAAGTTATATCTTTATGTGAAAAATTTAGTGAAAAAAAGGCGAAAATTTTTAGAGTTTCCCCCTTCCTTATTAGTGTTACTCAAAAAGTAGTTTCCTTTTTCCAAGATTCTCTAAATGTTGCTGAGCGATTGGCTTTTGCTGAAGTAACTAGTAGTGGTGAATCATTAGATGCTGACATGAGCAAAACTTACGAAATATTGGAAGTTAAAAAAGAAGATATGACCTCACTAGAGAGCTATATAAAGGAGTATTATCAACAAATACTTAAAAGATTAAGGGAAATGGAAGCAGATCTTAATATTGAAGAAAAAAAGAGATTACCTTTTTAA
- the infA gene encoding translation initiation factor IF-1 has translation MIETSGVIEKEQGNGFYLVTLEQPEGHQCLCRAAGKLTKFRIKLLAGDKVLVEISPYDLSRGRITYRERNAGNAKPTTNKNNPKRNNK, from the coding sequence ATGATTGAAACTTCAGGTGTAATAGAAAAAGAGCAGGGGAATGGATTTTATTTGGTTACCTTAGAACAACCTGAAGGACATCAATGTTTATGTAGAGCTGCAGGTAAATTGACTAAATTTAGAATTAAATTATTAGCTGGAGACAAAGTGTTAGTTGAGATAAGTCCTTATGATCTTTCTAGAGGGAGGATAACTTATAGAGAGAGGAATGCAGGCAATGCTAAACCTACCACTAATAAAAATAATCCCAAGAGAAATAATAAATAA
- the trxB gene encoding thioredoxin-disulfide reductase has protein sequence MENKEKISNVENVVIIGSGPAGYTAAIYAARANLQPLLVTGFNSGGIPGGQLMTTTFVENYPGFPDGVLGPELMDLMKAQAERWGTNLYESDVVSINTDSHPFELKTLEGTIKSNSIIIATGASANRLGVINEDKFWSKGISACAICDGATPQFRDEELAVIGGGDSACEEAAYLTKYGSKVHLIVRSEKLRASAAMVDRVKANPKIEIHWNTKVDKVDGSEWLERIETIHSQEGKGEINIKGLFYAIGHTPNTKFLDNKIDLDNKGYIACKSGRPETSIEGIFAAGDVVDSEWRQGVTAAGTGCMAALATERWLAEKNLAKTIVRETPEPDKKLNSSDFNEEEVNEDTFDSNSEWQKGSYALRKLYHESKKPILVIFSSPSCGPCHVLKPQLKRVIKELDGAVLGVEIDIDKDQDIAKQAGINGTPTVQLFKEKLLKKQWQGVKQRSEFKEAIKNII, from the coding sequence ATGGAAAATAAAGAGAAGATTTCAAACGTAGAAAATGTTGTAATTATAGGTTCGGGACCTGCAGGTTACACAGCTGCAATATATGCTGCACGAGCAAATCTTCAACCATTACTTGTAACAGGATTTAATTCTGGTGGAATTCCTGGTGGGCAATTAATGACTACAACATTTGTTGAAAATTATCCAGGTTTCCCAGATGGAGTACTTGGTCCTGAATTGATGGATCTAATGAAGGCTCAAGCAGAAAGATGGGGCACTAATTTATACGAAAGTGATGTGGTCTCAATTAATACCGATTCACATCCCTTTGAATTAAAAACTTTAGAAGGAACAATAAAATCTAACTCAATTATTATTGCAACTGGAGCAAGTGCAAATAGATTAGGCGTAATTAATGAAGATAAATTCTGGAGTAAAGGAATAAGTGCTTGTGCAATATGTGATGGAGCCACCCCACAATTTAGAGATGAAGAATTAGCTGTTATTGGAGGGGGCGACTCTGCATGTGAAGAAGCAGCATATCTCACAAAGTATGGAAGTAAAGTGCATTTGATTGTTCGATCAGAAAAATTAAGGGCTAGCGCAGCAATGGTTGACAGAGTAAAAGCTAATCCAAAGATAGAAATTCATTGGAATACAAAAGTTGATAAAGTGGATGGCTCTGAATGGCTTGAGAGAATAGAAACTATTCACTCTCAAGAAGGTAAAGGGGAAATCAATATAAAAGGTCTTTTTTACGCGATAGGGCACACACCTAATACAAAATTCTTGGACAACAAAATTGATTTAGATAATAAAGGCTATATTGCTTGCAAATCAGGAAGGCCAGAAACATCTATTGAAGGCATCTTCGCTGCAGGTGACGTTGTTGATTCTGAGTGGAGACAAGGAGTTACCGCTGCAGGAACTGGATGCATGGCAGCATTAGCTACTGAAAGATGGCTAGCCGAGAAAAACTTAGCAAAAACTATAGTCAGAGAAACACCAGAACCAGATAAAAAACTTAATTCATCAGATTTTAATGAAGAAGAAGTTAATGAAGATACTTTCGATTCAAATTCTGAATGGCAAAAGGGCAGTTATGCATTAAGGAAACTTTATCACGAGAGTAAAAAACCTATCTTAGTAATTTTTAGTTCTCCAAGTTGCGGCCCATGTCATGTTTTAAAACCTCAGTTAAAAAGGGTAATTAAAGAACTTGATGGTGCAGTTCTTGGCGTTGAAATAGATATTGATAAAGATCAAGATATTGCAAAACAAGCTGGTATTAATGGCACACCAACAGTTCAACTTTTTAAAGAAAAATTATTAAAAAAACAATGGCAAGGTGTTAAACAAAGAAGTGAGTTTAAAGAAGCGATAAAAAATATTATCTAA